One genomic region from Oxobacter pfennigii encodes:
- a CDS encoding M1 family metallopeptidase: protein MIIIRHKKAAVIIILIIFIFTSGCSKNSVINSLFTGYRNRYEISVYYKPEDRYIFGTQKLFYKNTEDIELNDIYFHLYPNAFSQAETAPMIGDIRDNYPSGFNPGKIDIINVWVNGVSSKWAVEGQDKTILKVELNKPIKPQSTMEIRIDFGEKLPLSRTDFGAYNGIASFENWYPVLCVYDNEGWHTEPSCKMGEANFSEVSDYYVDIDLPENELVASTGDIKKEKALDNNRKIISIEAKNVRDFTWVSSSKFQMAELEHNGIEIRSFFLNEDRERGIKVLDYASKAMDFFSESFGEYPYKSFDIVETPLYGGAMEYPLLTAVGEQYYKYLEEKNLEAAVAHEIAHQWWYVIVGNNEYVDPWLDEALATYSEAMYFEKYYGEAAFKEKINTRVGMARFNRVPMDSMDKFKTGSEYNIVVYIQGAYILDEFRNKVGNEMFLEILKSYFETYKFKNANTDDFITIATDICGNEAATFLKNRLSGKN from the coding sequence ATGATTATAATAAGGCATAAAAAAGCAGCGGTTATTATTATTTTAATCATATTTATATTTACATCGGGGTGCAGTAAAAACTCAGTCATAAATTCATTATTTACAGGTTATAGAAACAGATATGAAATAAGTGTTTATTATAAACCGGAGGACCGTTACATATTCGGCACCCAGAAATTGTTCTATAAAAACACGGAGGATATTGAGCTTAACGACATATATTTTCATCTGTACCCAAATGCTTTTTCACAAGCTGAAACAGCCCCCATGATTGGTGATATAAGGGATAATTACCCCTCTGGCTTCAACCCGGGGAAAATTGATATAATAAACGTATGGGTCAACGGTGTTTCATCTAAGTGGGCTGTGGAAGGACAGGACAAAACAATTTTAAAGGTGGAGCTGAATAAGCCCATAAAGCCTCAATCCACCATGGAAATTAGGATAGATTTCGGGGAAAAGCTGCCGCTGTCCCGGACGGATTTTGGAGCCTATAACGGGATCGCTTCTTTTGAAAACTGGTATCCCGTATTATGTGTATATGATAATGAAGGATGGCACACAGAACCCAGCTGCAAAATGGGAGAGGCAAATTTCAGCGAGGTTTCGGATTATTATGTGGATATAGACCTGCCTGAGAATGAGCTTGTTGCGTCCACAGGCGATATAAAAAAAGAAAAAGCTCTTGATAATAACAGAAAGATCATATCAATAGAGGCAAAGAATGTACGGGATTTTACCTGGGTAAGTAGCAGCAAATTTCAAATGGCAGAACTTGAGCATAATGGCATAGAAATAAGATCCTTCTTTTTAAATGAAGACAGGGAAAGAGGGATTAAAGTTCTTGATTATGCATCAAAAGCCATGGATTTCTTCTCTGAGAGCTTTGGAGAATATCCCTATAAAAGCTTTGATATTGTAGAAACTCCCCTTTACGGCGGAGCCATGGAATACCCTCTTTTAACGGCGGTAGGGGAACAGTATTATAAATATCTTGAGGAAAAAAATCTGGAAGCTGCAGTAGCCCACGAAATAGCACATCAATGGTGGTATGTAATAGTGGGGAATAACGAATATGTGGATCCTTGGCTGGACGAAGCTCTTGCTACATATTCCGAGGCTATGTATTTTGAAAAATACTACGGGGAAGCTGCTTTCAAAGAGAAAATAAATACCCGGGTGGGAATGGCCAGGTTTAACAGGGTTCCCATGGATTCCATGGATAAATTTAAAACAGGAAGCGAATACAACATCGTAGTATATATACAAGGGGCTTACATACTGGATGAATTCAGGAACAAAGTTGGGAATGAA